In Neorhizobium galegae, the following proteins share a genomic window:
- a CDS encoding deoxyguanosinetriphosphate triphosphohydrolase: MTIDTRALGFGSGERAVYAANPWASRGRLFPEDGSLTRSEFQRDRDRIVHTTAFRRLKHKTQVFISPDGDHYRTRLTHTIEVAQIARALARALKLDEDLAEGVALVHDFGHTPFGHTGEDALDEMLKPYGGFDHNAQSLRIVTKLERRYADFDGLNLTWESLEGLVKHNGPLLSATGEGTRGPVPQPIRDYCELHDLELASYASLEAQVAAIADDIAYNTHDIDDGLRSGLLTFEMLDEVPFLAKLMTEVRARYPHLEPSRFAHEIMRRQITHMVEDVIDVAQHNLDKVDPQSAEDVRAAGHVIATFSQEMAETDRCIKKLLFSRIYRHPDIMRIRAGASQIVSDLFGAYMNDPSLMRSHYWVNHIAGLGETARARHVGDYLAGMTDTFAIKAHGELFDQTPDLR; encoded by the coding sequence ATGACGATCGATACCAGGGCGCTGGGTTTCGGCAGTGGCGAACGGGCGGTCTACGCCGCCAACCCCTGGGCGTCGCGCGGACGTCTGTTTCCCGAGGACGGCAGCCTGACGCGCTCGGAATTCCAGCGCGACCGCGATCGCATCGTCCATACCACGGCATTCCGGCGGCTGAAGCACAAGACGCAGGTTTTCATCAGCCCCGACGGCGACCACTACCGCACCCGGCTGACCCACACGATCGAGGTGGCGCAGATCGCCCGCGCACTTGCCCGCGCCCTGAAGCTCGACGAGGATCTCGCCGAAGGCGTGGCGCTGGTCCACGACTTTGGCCACACGCCGTTCGGCCATACCGGCGAAGATGCGCTGGACGAGATGCTGAAGCCCTATGGCGGTTTCGACCACAACGCCCAGTCTCTCCGCATCGTCACCAAGCTCGAACGCCGATATGCGGATTTCGACGGGCTCAATCTGACCTGGGAAAGCCTCGAAGGCCTCGTCAAGCACAATGGTCCGCTCCTGAGCGCCACCGGCGAGGGAACCCGTGGCCCCGTGCCGCAGCCGATCCGCGACTATTGCGAGCTGCATGATCTGGAACTCGCGAGCTATGCCAGCCTTGAAGCCCAGGTCGCCGCAATCGCCGACGACATCGCTTATAACACCCACGATATCGACGACGGGCTGCGTTCCGGCCTGCTGACCTTCGAGATGCTGGATGAGGTCCCGTTCCTCGCCAAGCTGATGACGGAGGTGAGGGCACGTTATCCGCATCTCGAACCGAGCCGTTTTGCCCACGAGATCATGCGCCGGCAGATCACTCATATGGTCGAGGACGTGATCGACGTGGCGCAGCACAATCTCGACAAGGTGGATCCGCAGAGCGCCGAAGACGTCCGTGCCGCGGGGCATGTCATCGCCACGTTCTCGCAGGAGATGGCCGAGACCGACCGCTGCATCAAGAAGCTCCTGTTCTCGCGCATCTACCGGCATCCCGACATCATGCGCATCCGCGCCGGCGCCTCCCAGATCGTCTCGGACCTGTTCGGCGCCTATATGAATGACCCGTCGCTGATGCGCAGCCACTATTGGGTCAATCATATCGCCGGGCTCGGCGAGACGGCGAGGGCGCGTCACGTGGGCGATTATCTCGCCGGAATGACAGACACGTTCGCAATCAAGGCGCATGGCGAGCTGTTTGACCAGACTCCGGATTTGCGCTAG
- the argS gene encoding arginine--tRNA ligase yields the protein MNLFADFETRIKNALESLDIIREKRSELDFGRIAVEPPRDQSHGDVATNAAMVLAKPLGTNPRALADIIAEALRSDSDVSEVSVAGPGFINIRLGAPYWQRLLASIIAEGTNYGRSKVGAEKKANVEYVSANPTGPMHVGHCRGAVVGDALANLMEFAGYDVTKEYYINDAGSQIDVLARSVFLRYREALGETIGEIPSGLYPGDYLVPVGQALAEEYGPRLHNMPEDAWMPIVKDKAIDSMMALIRGDLEALNVHHDVFYSERTLHANGAQRIRQAINDLTFKGHVYKGTLPPPKGQLPEDWEDREQTLFRSTEVGDDMDRPLIKSDGSYTYFAADVAYFKDKFDRGYDEMIYVLGADHGGYVKRLEAVARAVSGGKAKLTVLLCQLVKLYRNGEPVKMSKRSGNFVTLREVVDEVGRDAVRFMMLYRKSSEPLDFDFAKVTEQSKDNPVFYVQYAHARCSSVFRQAKEAFPGLDFDSLDLKGSSSLINDPNEMQLVAKLAEYPRIIEAAAQAQEPHRLAFYLYDLASFFHAHWNKGKEQPELRFVNDKNRELSIARLGLVHAVASVLKSGLGITGTAAPEEMR from the coding sequence ATGAATCTTTTTGCCGACTTCGAAACAAGAATTAAGAACGCTTTGGAAAGCCTTGATATTATCAGGGAAAAGCGAAGCGAGCTTGATTTCGGCCGTATCGCAGTCGAGCCGCCGCGCGACCAGAGCCACGGCGATGTGGCGACCAACGCCGCCATGGTTCTGGCAAAGCCGCTCGGCACCAATCCGCGTGCGCTTGCCGATATCATCGCCGAAGCGCTGCGTTCGGATTCCGACGTCAGCGAAGTTTCCGTGGCCGGTCCCGGGTTCATCAACATCCGGCTTGGCGCTCCTTACTGGCAGCGCCTGCTCGCATCGATCATTGCCGAGGGCACGAATTACGGCCGCTCCAAGGTTGGTGCAGAGAAGAAGGCGAATGTCGAATACGTCTCGGCGAACCCGACGGGTCCGATGCATGTCGGCCATTGCCGCGGCGCGGTGGTGGGGGATGCGCTGGCGAACCTGATGGAGTTTGCCGGTTACGACGTGACCAAGGAATACTACATCAACGATGCCGGCAGCCAGATCGACGTTCTGGCCCGCTCGGTCTTCCTGCGCTACCGCGAGGCATTGGGCGAGACGATTGGCGAGATCCCCTCGGGTCTTTATCCGGGCGACTATCTCGTGCCGGTCGGGCAGGCCCTGGCGGAGGAATACGGTCCGCGGCTGCACAACATGCCGGAAGACGCCTGGATGCCGATCGTCAAGGACAAGGCGATCGACTCGATGATGGCGCTGATCCGCGGCGATCTCGAAGCGCTCAACGTCCATCACGACGTCTTTTATTCGGAACGGACCTTGCATGCCAATGGCGCGCAGCGCATCCGCCAGGCGATCAACGACCTCACCTTCAAGGGGCACGTCTACAAGGGCACGCTGCCGCCGCCGAAGGGTCAGTTGCCGGAAGACTGGGAGGACCGCGAGCAGACGCTGTTCCGCTCCACCGAGGTGGGCGACGATATGGATCGGCCTCTGATCAAGTCGGACGGCAGCTATACTTACTTTGCGGCGGATGTTGCCTATTTCAAGGACAAGTTCGATCGTGGTTACGACGAGATGATCTATGTGCTCGGCGCTGACCACGGCGGCTACGTCAAACGCCTGGAGGCCGTCGCGCGCGCCGTCTCCGGCGGCAAGGCGAAGCTCACCGTGCTCCTCTGCCAGCTCGTCAAGCTGTACCGCAATGGCGAGCCCGTGAAGATGTCGAAGCGTTCCGGCAATTTCGTGACCCTTCGCGAAGTGGTCGACGAGGTCGGTCGCGACGCGGTGCGTTTCATGATGCTCTACAGGAAGAGCTCGGAGCCGCTCGATTTCGACTTCGCCAAGGTGACCGAACAGTCGAAGGACAATCCGGTCTTCTACGTGCAGTACGCCCATGCGCGCTGCTCGTCGGTGTTCCGGCAGGCAAAGGAAGCGTTTCCGGGTCTCGATTTCGATTCGCTAGACCTAAAAGGTTCGAGCAGCCTGATCAACGATCCGAACGAGATGCAACTGGTCGCCAAACTTGCGGAATACCCCAGGATCATTGAGGCTGCAGCCCAGGCGCAGGAGCCTCATCGGCTTGCTTTTTACCTCTATGATCTGGCAAGTTTCTTCCATGCGCATTGGAATAAGGGTAAAGAACAACCGGAATTACGCTTTGTTAACGATAAAAACCGAGAATTGAGTATTGCCAGGCTTGGGCTGGTGCATGCTGTCGCCTCTGTTTTGAAGTCAGGACTTGGAATCACAGGCACTGCGGCACCGGAAGAAATGCGGTAG